The following are encoded together in the Cicer arietinum cultivar CDC Frontier isolate Library 1 chromosome 2, Cicar.CDCFrontier_v2.0, whole genome shotgun sequence genome:
- the LOC101490863 gene encoding alpha-dioxygenase PIOX has translation MWSIVTDPIQLLVTRIKQHVIHEDFHEAVSKMSIIDAFLFLIVHSMDKLGLWHRLPVFIGLIYLAIRRHLHQQYNLFNVGTTPIGVRSNPVDFPYRTADGRYNDPFNDGAGSQGTFFGRNVLPVDQKKKLLKPDPMVVATKLLERRTYKDTGKQFNVIAASWIQFMIHDWIDHLEDTDQIELTAPREVASQCPLKSFKFLKTKEIPTGFYEIKTGGVNIRTPWWDGSVIYGSNEEVLKKVRTFKDGKLKISKQGNLHLNEDGTTISGDIRNSWAGVTTLQTLFVQEHNAVCDTLKNHHPDLKDEDLYRYARLVTSAVIAKIHTIDWTVELLKTDTLLAGMRANWYGLLGKKFKDTFGHVGNSILSGFVGMKKTENHGVPYSLTEEFVSVYRMHSLLPDTLHLRDISATPGHNKSPPLVKEIPMNDLIGLQGENTLREIGVARQLVSMGHQACGALELWNYPSWLRDLVPHNVDGTERSDHVDLAALEIYRDRERNVARYNQFRRGLLMIPISKWEDLTDDKEVIEVLEEVYGDDVEELDVLVGLMAEKKIKGFAISETAFTIFLLMASRRLEADRFFTSNFNEETYTKEGLEWVNTTETLKDVIDRHHPEITNNWLNSSSVFSVWDSPPNKHNPIPIYLRVPS, from the exons ATGTGGTCTATAGTAACAGATCCCATTCAACTTCTTGTTACAAGAATTAAGCAACATGTCATCCATGAAGACTTTCATGAAGCTGTTTCTAAAATGTCCATCATAGATGCTTTTCTCTTCCTT ATTGTACACTCTATGGATAAGTTGGGATTATGGCATCGTTTACCTGTTTTCATAGGGCTCATTTACTTGGCCATTAGACGCCATCTTCACCAACAATACAACCTTTTCAATGTTGGAACAACACCTATAGGGGTTAGGTCCAACCCTGTTGATTTTCCTTATAGAACAGCTGATGGAAGATATAATGACCCTTTTAATGATGGCGCTGGAAGCCAAGGAACTTTCTTCGGTAGAAATGTTCTTCCCGTCgatcaaaagaaaaag TTATTGAAACCAGATCCAATGGTTGTGGCCACAAAACTTCTAGAGAGGAGAACATACAAGGACACTGGAAAGCAATTCAATGTGATAGCTGCATCTTGGATTCAATTTATGATACATGATTGGATTGATCATTTAGAAGACACCGATCAA ATTGAACTCACTGCACCACGAGAAGTTGCAAGCCAATGTCCACTAAAATCTTTCAAGTTCTTAAAGACAAAGGAAATTCCCACTGGCTTCTATGAGATCAAGACTGGAGGAGTAAACATTCGTACACCTTGGTG GGATGGAAGTGTGATATATGGAAGCAATGAAGAAGTTTTGAAGAAAGTGAGAACTTTCAAAGATGGGAAGCTGAAAATATCAAAGCAAGGTAACCTTCACCTTAACGAAGATGGAACAACAATTTCAGGTGACATTCGGAATAGTTGGGCTGGTGTCACAACTTTGCAGACCCTTTTTGTTCAAGAACACAATGCTGTTTGTGACACTCTCAAG AATCATCACCCAGATTTGAAAGATGAAGATCTTTATCGATATGCTAGATTGGTGACTTCAGCAGTGATTGCAAAGATTCACACCATAGATTGGACTGTAGAACTCCTTAAAACAGACACTTTGCTTGCAGGCATGCGAGCCAATTG GTATGGATTATTGGGAAAGAAATTCAAGGACACATTTGGGCACGTTGGAAATTCAATCTTGAGTGGATTTGTGGGCAtgaagaaaacagaaaatcatGGTGTTCCATATTCTTTAACAGAGGAATTTGTGAGTGTCTATAGAATGCATTCACTGCTACCTGATACCTTGCATTTGAGAGACATATCAGCAACTCCAGGACATAATAAATCTCCACCATTAGTTAAAGA GATTCCTATGAATGATTTGATTGGACTACAAGGAGAAAATACTTTGAGAGAGATTGGAGTTGCAAGGCAATTAGTATCAATGGGTCACCAAGCTTGTGGTGCACTAGAACTTTGGAACTATCCTTCATGGCTCAGAGACTTAGTACCACATAACGTAGATGGCACAGAAAGATCTGATCATGTGGACTTGGCTGCTCTTGAAA tttatagagatagagagaggaATGTAGCCAGATATAACCAATTCAGAAGAGGATTACTTATGATACCTATTTCTAAATGGGAAGATTTGACTGATGATAAGGAAGTAATTGAAGTATTGGAAGAGGTATATGGTGATGATGTTGAGGAGCTTGATGTTCTAGTAGGTCTCATGGCTGAGAAAAAGATAAAGGGTTTTGCAATTAGTGAGACTGCTTTTACAATATTCCTTCTCATGGCATCTAG GAGGCTAGAAGCTGATAGATTTTTCACAAGCAACTTCAATGAGGAGACATACACTAAAGAGGGATTAGAATGGGTGAACACAACTGAGACCTTAAAAGATGTGATTGATCGTCACCATCCAGAAATAACAAACAACTGGTTGAACTCTTCTAGTGTTTTTTCTGTTTGGGACTCACCTCCAAACAAACACAATCCTATTCCAATTTACTTACGTGTTCCTAGTTAA
- the LOC101491179 gene encoding uncharacterized protein, whose translation MSSSCSSDEGYAIELYFDPALENQVLKAWNVLARRQISTELIEIGSRPHITLFSTPFLLEPSKLDSLLKSISSKFEPFSLSFSSISSFTNDNNLLFLSPTPSISLLNFHSTLLDAIANEGIEVPIQFSTGNWIPLCSVAPHVPKVRMSEAFSLLRELKLPVTGYAVDVALVQFSPVREIFSFLLGNNNAIEP comes from the coding sequence atgtcttcatcttgtTCTTCAGACGAAGGTTACGCGATCGAACTTTACTTCGATCCAGCACTCGAAAATCAAGTTCTTAAAGCATGGAACGTTCTCGCTCGTAGACAAATCAGTACTGAGTTAATCGAAATCGGATCACGACCACACATCACACTCTTCTCTACACCTTTCCTTCTAGAACCTTCTAAACTCGATTCTCTTCTCAAATctatttcttctaaatttgaacctttctctctctctttctcttcaATCTCTTCTTTTACCAATGATAATAatcttctctttctctctcctaCTCCTTCTATCTCTCTCCTCAATTTTCATTCCACTCTCCTTGATGCTATCGCTAATGAAGGAATTGAAGTTCCGATTCAATTTTCCACCGGTAACTGGATACCTCTTTGTTCGGTTGCTCCTCATGTTCCTAAAGTCAGAATGTCTGAAGCTTTTTCGTTACTTCGAGAACTTAAATTGCCGGTTACAGGTTATGCTGTTGATGTTGCTCTTGTGCAATTCTCTCCGGTTCGTGAGATTTTCTCCTTTCTGCTTGGTAACAATAATGCTATAGagccttga